One window from the genome of Sesamum indicum cultivar Zhongzhi No. 13 linkage group LG15, S_indicum_v1.0, whole genome shotgun sequence encodes:
- the LOC105177360 gene encoding uncharacterized protein LOC105177360 yields MGSKPRASGPTALRRLRRRSSNSKRRPAEACIGGGAASSVSEKLEALRSLIPSQDAEIKAEQLFKETADYIVLLKTQVLVLQKLVDFYGAQPQHNPDAVISTDLVN; encoded by the exons ATGGGTTCAAAGCCAAGAGCCTCAGGGCCCACCGCTCTTAGAAGGCTGAGGAGAAGATCATCAAACTCCAAGAGAAGGCCAGCTGAAGCGTGCATTGGGGGCGGCGCGGCGTCGTCGGTTTCCGAGAAGTTGGAGGCACTCCGCAGCCTCATTCCGTCGCAAGACGCAGAGATAAAGGCGGAGCAGCTGTTTAAAGAAACCGCGGACTACATCGTGCTTCTGAAAACTCAGGTTCTTGTTCTGCAGAAACTGGTGGATTTCTACGGGGCTCAACCTCAACACAATCCAGATGcg GTAATTAGTACagatttagttaattag
- the LOC105177320 gene encoding F-box protein At5g39250, translated as MSCEEILKAVFPHLEGRDLATCMLVCKQWLEIAQDDYFWKCLCAKKWPSICKQPSPPTLSYQKLFKTFYKRQQTRTLLPPRLSFNDLEFYIDIWTEEKLMFSEVVPGPVLKKGTWTPPTGICDVLRFHLASPDYKMTLPMQPRFNIPLGQTVSVSVLVGRKDSKKVACIINKSVFDYIDRSTYRALAFDYLDFSPAHPFVSGIRAWISLLFMDHGNEGVIDVFGIELDFCDAANSEDQVLWLLDMLDWK; from the coding sequence ATGTCATGCGAGGAAATTTTGAAGGCTGTTTTCCCTCATCTAGAAGGCAGAGACCTGGCAACATGTATGTTAGTCTGTAAGCAGTGGCTAGAGATTGCTCAAGATGATTACTTTTGGAAATGCTTATGTGCAAAGAAATGGCCATCAATTTGCAAGCAGCCTTCCCCTCCCACTTTGTCTTATCAGAAACTATTTAAAACCTTCTATAAACGCCAACAGACTAGAACCCTTCTTCCACCAAGGCTATCCTTCAATGATTTGGAGTTTTACATCGACATTTGGACTGAAGAAAAGCTGATGTTTTCAGAAGTGGTGCCGGGGCCTGTTCTTAAGAAGGGAACTTGGACTCCGCCAACTGGAATTTGTGACGTTCTTAGGTTTCACTTGGCAAGTCCTGATTACAAGATGACATTGCCTATGCAACCAAGGTTTAATATTCCTCTGGGCCAGACTGTTAGCGTCTCTGTGCTTGTAGGTCGAAAGGATTCCAAAAAAGTTGCTTGCATAATAAACAAATCTGTTTTTGATTATATAGATCGCTCCACATATCGGGCCCTGGCATTTGACTACCTTGACTTTTCACCTGCACACCCTTTTGTGTCTGGTATAAGGGCGTGGATCTCCTTGCTTTTTATGGACCATGGTAATGAGGGGGTCATTGATGTGTTCGGGATTGAATTGGATTTCTGTGATGCTGCCAACTCGGAGGACCAGGTTTTGTGGCTCCTTGACATGCTTGATTGGAAGTGA
- the LOC105177319 gene encoding uncharacterized protein LOC105177319, with protein MSRPSEQHSTDQKNATKGTEVFVGGLARSISEEKIHKVFSSCGEIMEVRMMRDRNGNLKGFCFVRFATKEDANKAVREKSGIVLDGKKIGVLPASEQDTLYFGNLNKAWSAEEFERIVLQVFPDIESVDLVMLKDAPPGQKHRNRGFAFVKFRSHAAASRAQRVGSQPDFRLGNLHPAVQWAEEEPEIDPKELAKIKIAFVRNLPVDAEENYLKELFESFGKVEKVVVSKKGSFPVGFVHFAERLDLERAIKELNEKTVQGPNGAPLYKLQVEVARPMDRSRKRIREDSENSSVQAHFKLRKEEPSLTLSIRDSSHVQKELESADPYEDAVISLPVAVKERLLGILRLGIATRFDIDIRSLRSLKELPESIAISVLDQFMLCGAGLQNKGEYLAGLISKHLVDKVGQTPSLVSLSKVADTTRSEPSSFIFWHQMSPSACGPFTSHAHSSSARSDIHASNYSAVDQDFPLSSRTQIGRVDEKGPEFLLPNRSFFGSQSVQIPRLGTLEARGHSALKATPGESISYGSQSIQIPRIGTLEASTHSPLEATPGQSISYGRVGLRAEERLRSHVQEGPGSSTSYARLGSTGGLSAEERLLSHVQEGFSSPVSYARLGYIGGLRAEERLPSHVQEGPSSSASYARLGSIGGLRAEERLLSHVQEGPSSSASYVRLGSIGGLRAEERLLSHVQEGPSSSTSYAGAGIGLSPNISVVGGRQAPRPQIRFDPFTGEPYKFDPFTGEPIRPANATRQF; from the exons ATGAGCCGGCCGTCCGAGCAACATTCTACTGATCAAA AAAATGCAACAAAAGGAACTGAAGTTTTTGTTGGTGGGTTGGCCCGGAGCATTTCAGAAGAGAAAATCCATAAg GTATTCTCTTCTTGTGGTGAAATTATGGAAGTTCGTATGATGAGGGACCGGAATGGCAATTTGAAG GGATTTTGCTTTGTACGTTTTGCGACAAAAGAAGATGCAAACAAAGCTGTGAGGGAAAAATCCGGCATTGTG CTAGATGGAAAGAAGATTGGTGTTCTCCCGGCAAGCGAGCAGGATACTTTATACTTCGGAAACCTTAACAAAG CTTGGAGTGCCgaagaatttgaaagaatTGTGCTGCag GTTTTCCCGGACATTGAATCCGTTGATCTTGTAATGCTTAAAGACGCCCCTCCAGGTCAAAAGCACCGGAACCGTGGTTTTGCCTTTGTGAAATTCCGCTCCCATGCT GCTGCTTCACGTGCTCAACGGGTAGGCTCTCAACCAGATTTTCGTCTTGGCAATTTGCACCCAGCTGTTCAGTGGGCAGAAGAGGAACCTGAAATTGATCCAAAAGAACTTGCTAAG ataaaaataGCTTTTGTCCGGAACCTGCCTGTTGATGCAGAGGAGAACTACTTAAAAGAATTGTTTGAGTCTTTTGGCAAG GTGGAGAAAGTAGTGGTGTCCAAAAAAGGAAGCTTCCCGGTTGGGTTTGTTCATTTTGCTGAAAGATTG GATCTTGAAAGAGCTATCAAGGAACTGAACGAGAAAACAGTTCAAGGACCTAATGGAGCTCCATTGTATAAACTCCAG GTTGAAGTAGCACGGCCGATGGATAGAAGCAGGAAACGAATTCGTGAGGATTCGGAAAATTCCTCAGTTCAAGCTCATTTCAAACTTCGGAAGGAGGAACCATCACTTACTTTGTCCATTAGGGATAGTTCCCATGTCCAAAAG GAACTGGAATCAGCTGACCCTTATGAGGATGCCGTCATATCATTGCCTGTAGCTGTTAAAGAGCGCTTACTTGGAATCCTTAGGCTTGGGATTGCTACTCGATTTGAT ATTGATATCAGAAGTTTACGCAGTCTCAAGGAATTACCAGAGTCTATTGCTATATCTGTCCTTGACCAG TTCATGTTATGTGGAGCCGGTTTGCAAAATAAGGGAGAATATCTTGCTGGACTAATTTCTAAA CACCTAGTTGATAAAGTGGGACAGACTCCGAGCTTAGTCAGTTTGTCAAAAGTTGCGGATACTACTAGGAGTGAGCCCAGTTCATTCATCTTTTGGCATCAAATGTCTCCCTCTGCTTGTGGGCCTTTTACTTCTCATGCACATTCAAGCTCTGCAAG GTCTGACATTCATGCATCAAACTATTCAGCAGTGGACCAAGATTTTCCTTTATCAAGTCGAACACAGATAGGAAGAGTGGATGAGAAAGGTCCAGAGTTTCTTTTACCAAATCGATCGTTCTTTGGGTCCCAGAGTGTCCAGATTCCTAGACTAGGAACATTGGAGGCAAGAGGTCATTCTGCCCTTAAGGCAACCCCAGGCGAATCGATATCCTATGGATCCCAGAGCATCCAGATTCCTAGAATAGGAACATTGGAGGCAAGCACCCATTCTCCCCTTGAGGCAACCCCAGGGCAATCTATATCCTATGGAAGAGTTGGACTAAGAGCTGAGGAAAGGCTTCGATCTCATGTCCAAGAAGGACCTGGATCATCTACATCTTATGCTAGACTTGGTTCCACAGGTGGACTAAGCGCTGAGGAAAGGCTTCTGTCTCATGTGCAAGAAGGATTCAGTTCACCTGTATCTTATGCTAGACTTGGTTACATAGGTGGACTAAGAGCTGAGGAAAGGCTTCCGTCTCATGTGCAAGAAGGACCCAGTTCATCTGCATCTTATGCTAGACTTGGTTCCATAGGTGGACTAAGAGCTGAGGAAAGGCTTCTGTCTCACGTGCAAGAAGGACCCAGTTCTTCTGCATCTTACGTTAGACTTGGTTCCATAGGTGGACTAAGAGCTGAGGAAAGGCTTCTATCTCATGTCCAAGAAGGACCCAGTTCATCTACATCTTATGCTGGAGCAGGTATAGGTTTGAGTCCCAACATTTCAGTTGTCGGTGGTCGCCAAGCACCTCGACCTCAAATTAGGTTTGATCCTTTCACTGGTGAGCCGTACAAATTTGATCCATTCACTGGTGAACCAATTCGTCCAGCAAACGCGACGCGCCAATTCTGA